The DNA region GCTCAGCACGGCCCCCGCCCGAAGCAGCGGAAACACGCGGTCGGGATGCGGCCCGAAGCCCCCCATGTCCCCCAGGCAGAACACGGCCTCCGCCTCGCGGCGGCGCGCATCCTCGATCGTCGCCTCGAGGGCCAGCGCGTTGCTGTAGACGCCGCCGAAGACGGCGATCCGCCGGTACGCGGCGACCGGGTGTCTCACGTTCACGATCGCCGCCGCGGGGCGGGACATCCGCGCTCGCTCAGGGTCATGCGTTCCGGCACGTCATGCCCGTCTCGAAGCAGGTCACGCACGCCGGGTGAAAGAGCGGCACCGGCCGGAACGACTCCTCGAGGTCTCCTGCAGACAGGCGCGCGCCCGGCAGTCCGGCCAGGATGGGGCACGCGTAGACGCCCCCGTCGGCCACCACCCGCGCCTCGGCGCACTGGAGCTGCCCGCGGTCGAAGCCGTCGAGCACCTCCTCGCTGAGGAGATCACCGCCCCGGCCAGCCAGGCGACCGGCGGGGAAGAGCGGCAGGATCTTCACGCGGGGCTTGTCAATCCCCAGATCGACGAGAAAGTCCCGCAGCCGCCCGTAGAGCCCCGGACCCACCTGCCCCTCGCCGCCCGGGTCCTCGGTCGCCGCGACGATGGGCAGCAGGCCATGGGCATGAAGGCGCCGGATGGTCAGGACCGCCCGGGCCCAGGCGCCCCGCCCTCGCACGCGGTCGTTCCGCTCGGGATCCACATCGTCCAGGCTCACGCGGATCTCGAGCGAGTATGGGGCGCCCCGCGCGAGGGAGGCCAGGGCCGCAACCGTGGCCTCCGAGATCGCCGCCCCGTTGGTGAGCACCGTGGTGGGCGCCGCCGCGAGCGCGACGCCGAGCAGCGGCAGGATCTCGCGGTGGAGGAACGGCTCGCCGCCGGTGAAGTAGATGTCCTTCACCCCCAGGGCCTCGCTCTCGCGGATCGCGTGGCGCACCCTCTCGGCGCAGAGCGGCTTCAGCCAGGGATCCCGCGGGCCGCTGGCATTGAGGCAGTGGACGCATTGCA from Candidatus Rokuibacteriota bacterium includes:
- a CDS encoding radical SAM protein; translated protein: MRGTVPVLEARGTPFPSAPFVRFSTLWVQVTGTWCNLQCVHCLNASGPRDPWLKPLCAERVRHAIRESEALGVKDIYFTGGEPFLHREILPLLGVALAAAPTTVLTNGAAISEATVAALASLARGAPYSLEIRVSLDDVDPERNDRVRGRGAWARAVLTIRRLHAHGLLPIVAATEDPGGEGQVGPGLYGRLRDFLVDLGIDKPRVKILPLFPAGRLAGRGGDLLSEEVLDGFDRGQLQCAEARVVADGGVYACPILAGLPGARLSAGDLEESFRPVPLFHPACVTCFETGMTCRNA